The segment CACTTTTCCAACAATATGAAATGTTGGTCCTATTGGACAAAACATAGGTAGTTTGTGCCAGTCTGAATGCCTGTTATAGGCATTCAGACTGTTTGAAAGTGTCCAATTAATTATACGTTTTACTATAAAAGTTTACGCTACAAAATCCTGCGGAGAATCAATCACTTTCAATGAAAATGGTCTCCACACGCCTAAAATCTTATGAGTAGCAACTTGGGTTACAAATAAGACAAAATCAAAGAGGTGTCCAAATTCATACACCTAAAATTGCGCCCTCATTGCTCGCTGCAGACTTCAGCCGCCTCGGTGAGGAGGTCAAACGAATAGTCGATGCAGGCGCGGATATGCTGCATTTCGATGTGATGGACGGTGAGTTTGTGCCAAACTTTGGTATCAGCCCACCCTTCATTGCCGCTGTTCGCCAAATCACCCACGTCCCGTTTGATGTCCACATTATGGTGAGGCACCCACTCCATTATATCAATGCACTTGCTACAGCTGGCGCAGATCTCATTACATTTCACATCGAAAGTGCTGATGAACCTAACGAAGTGATTTCAGCGATTAAAGCGCACGGGCTTAAAACTGGTTTGGCTTTTTCACCGAAAACCCCGACCTCTGCAGTCATTCCCTATCTTTCAGATATTGATTTGGTCTTACCTATGAGCGTCGAACCTGGATTTGGCGGGCAAGCCTTTCAACCGAATACGCTCCGGAAAATCACAGAATTGCAGCAAATAATTCCACAATTAGAGAGACCACTTGACATCTCTGTTGATGGTGGTGTAACCACGCAAGTCGCGCCGCTCGCGATCCGTCAAGGCGCGACGATTCTCGTCGCGGGCACTGCTATCTTCCGCAGTCAGCAACCCGAGACCGTCATTGAAAAACTTCGCACAGCCGGAACCGAAGATGTCATTTAAAAGATGCATACTTTCTATGTCCCTCCTCCTCAGATCCTCACCGATACTGCTACAATTACCGGTTCGGAGCAACACCATCTCCGCAATGTCCTCCGTCTAACGTCCGGGGCGACCATCCGAATTATTGATGGGCAAGGCAATGTTTATATCGCAGAAGTGCTTGATACAGGCACAAATCGGGTATCAAGCGAAGCCCGGATTGTCAGGCACGAATTTCACCCAAGGGTGTCACCTTCGCTTACCTTGTTCCAAGGGCTTCCCAAGAATGATAAAATGGAATTAATTCTCCAAAAGACAACCGAAATCGGTGTCACACAAATTGTGCCGATACATTCAGAGCGCGCTTTACAGAAACCCAGCCAAAACCGGTATGAACGATGGCATCGTGTTGTTATCTCTGCCACAAAGCAGTGTAAACGCGCCTGGTTACCTGAACTCTGTGAGCCACAGACATTTGAGGTATCTCTCGCACAACTCAAAGAATTTTCACTCCGTCTAATTCTCAACCCATACATTGAGCAGGAACCAACAGCACAGCATAT is part of the Candidatus Poribacteria bacterium genome and harbors:
- the rpe gene encoding ribulose-phosphate 3-epimerase, whose product is MAPSLLAADFSRLGEEVKRIVDAGADMLHFDVMDGEFVPNFGISPPFIAAVRQITHVPFDVHIMVRHPLHYINALATAGADLITFHIESADEPNEVISAIKAHGLKTGLAFSPKTPTSAVIPYLSDIDLVLPMSVEPGFGGQAFQPNTLRKITELQQIIPQLERPLDISVDGGVTTQVAPLAIRQGATILVAGTAIFRSQQPETVIEKLRTAGTEDVI
- a CDS encoding RsmE family RNA methyltransferase, yielding MHTFYVPPPQILTDTATITGSEQHHLRNVLRLTSGATIRIIDGQGNVYIAEVLDTGTNRVSSEARIVRHEFHPRVSPSLTLFQGLPKNDKMELILQKTTEIGVTQIVPIHSERALQKPSQNRYERWHRVVISATKQCKRAWLPELCEPQTFEVSLAQLKEFSLRLILNPYIEQEPTAQHIKAVLREVSQPTSIALFVGPEGGFSDREVTAAIESGGVPVTLGTNILRTETAAITVIAITAYEYQL